CGGCATGGTCATCGGCGCCCCCCTCCTCGCCGTGGCGACCCTCCGCCTCCCCCGCCGCACCACGCTCATCACCCTCATCACGGTCTTCGGCCTGGGCCAGGTCGCAGGCGCCCTCGCACCCACCTACGAGATTCTCTTCGCGTCCCGCGTCATCAGCGCCCTCGCCTGCGCCGGGTTCTGGGCGGTCGGCGCGGCCGTCGCCATCGCGATGGTCGAGTTCAACCAGCGGGCCCGCGCCATGGCGGTCATGATCGGCGGCCTGTCCATAGCGAACGTGCTCGGCGTCCCCGTGGGCGCGTTCCTCGGCGAGAACCTGGGCTGGCGCTCCGCGTTCTGGGCGGTGGGCGCCGCGTCCGCCGTAGCACTCGTCGGTGTCCTCACCCTCATCCCCCGCATCCCGCTCCCCGCCGAGAAGCCCCAGCTGAAGAAGGAACTGTCGATCTACGCGGACCGCCAGGTCTGGCTGTCGATCGCGATCACCGCCCTCGCCGCGGGCGGCGTCTTCTGCGCGTTCTCGTACCTCTCCCCGCTCCTCACGGACGTGTCCGGCCTCTCCGAGAGCTGGGTCCCTTCGGTCCTCGGCCTCTTCGGCGTCGGCGCCCTCGTCGGCACGACCATCGGCGGCCGCGTGGCGGACGCCCACCTGTTCGGCGTCCTCCTGACCGGCATCGCCGCGTCCACGGTCTTCCTGATCTCCCTGGCCCTGTTCGCCGCGACCCCCGCCGCCGCGATCACGCTCTCGTTCCTGCTCGGCGTCTCCGCGTTCTACACGGCCCCGGCGCTCAACGCCCGCATGTTCAACGTCGCGGGCGCCGCCCCCACCCTGGCGGGCGCGACCACGACGGCGGCGTTCAACCTCGGCAACACGGGCGGCCCCTGGCTGGGCGGCACGGTGATCGACCTGAAGCTCGGCTACGGGGCGACGGCGTGGGCGGGAGCGGCGATGACGGCGACGGCGATCGCGGCGGTAGCGGTCTCCCTGCGCCTGCACCGCGGCAACCCCACTCGCGTGGTCACGTCGTCCGCGGCAACCTCCCCCACCCCCGCCGAGGACGACACCAGAAGCCCCTCCTGGAACTGAACGGGCGCCCGGCGTTCACCCCTGGGCGCCCGGCGTTCGCCCCTTAAGCCGGCCGCCCCTTGGGCCGCCGCAACCCCGCCCCCGTAAGCCTCCGCACCAGCTCCTTCGAGCCGATCTCCACCGCGCCCGCCCGCACCGCGTCCGCGTACCGTTCCGCGGGCACGTCGTAGTGATCGCGCTCGAAGGCACGCGGCGGGCAGCCCACCGCGGCCGCGAACGCGTGCAGCTCCTCGAAGGAGACGTCGCTGACCAGGTGGGACCACATGCGGCCGTGCCCCGGCCACGTGGGCGGGTCTATGTAGACGGTCACGTCAGACCCCCGACCGGCGCCACCACCACGCCCGCCTTCCCGCACACCCAGTGCGGATCGGGCCCCAGCTCCGGTTCCACGTCCAGCGCGTGCGGGTCGCCCGAGCCGCAGACCGGGCACAGCGGCCACCGCCCGTACCGCTCCAGGAGCGCGTCCTGCACGTCCTGGGCGACGAGACCGGCGACGTACTCGATGCCCTCGGGCCACTGCTCGACCCACCAGCGGCGGTGCGCCACCGATTCCTCGACGAGCGAGACGACCTCGGCCTGGGCGACCTCTCGGGCCACCAGGTCGGCGAGGACAAGGGCGCGAGCGGCGTGCAACGCCTGCTCCAGGGGGTCGATCGTGTCCATGCAGCCATTGTCGCCCCGTACGCACCGCGAAGAAAAAGCCGCAGCGGGCCCCCGAAGATGACCGAGGTCCCGCCCGAGCTCAGGACCAACGGGGTCTTGACCGGCCACCAGTCCGAAAATATCTTTCAAAGGTGACCCATGATGTGAAGGAAATTTTCGCGGACGCCGCGCCCCCCGCCCCCGCCGCCCTCGCGGCCAAGGTGCGGACGCTCGCGCCGTCGATGACCCGCTCCATGCAGCGGGTCGCCGAGGCCGTCGCCGGCGACCCCGCGGGATGCGCCGCCCTCACGGTCACCGGACTCGCCGAGCTCACCGGCACCAGCGAGGCGACCGTCGTGCGCACCGCCCGCCTCCTCGGCTACCCCGGCTACCGCGACCTGCGCCTCGCCCTGGCCGGCCTCGCCGCCCAGCAGCAGTCGGGCCGCGCCCCCGCCGTCACCGCGGACATCGCCGTCGACGACCCGATCGCGGACGTCGTCGCGAAGCTGGCCTACGACGAGCAGCAGACCCTCGCCGACACCGCCGCGGGCCTCGACACCGTGCAGCTCGGCGCCGCCGTCGCCGCGCTCGCCACCGCCCGCCGCGTGGAGATCTACGGCGTCGCCGCCTCGGGCCTCGTCGCCCAGGACCTCGCCCAGAAGCTGCTCCGCATCGGGCACATCGCGCACGCGCACTCCGACCCGCACCTCGCCGTCACCAACGCCGTGACACTGCGCGCCAAGGACGTGGCGATCGCGATCACCCACTCCGGTTCGACCGGCGACGTCATCGAACCCCTCCGCGTCGCCTTCGAGCACGGCGCCACGACCATCGCGATCACCGGTCGCCCCGGCGCGGCGGTCTCCCAGTACGCCGATCACATACTGACCACCTCCACGGCCCGCGAGAGCGAGCTCCGCCCCGCCGCGATGTCGTCCCGTACGAGTCAACTCCTCGTCGTGGACTGCCTGTTCGTGGGCGTGGCGCAGCGGACGTACGAGACGGCGGCCCCCGCGCTCGCCGCGTCCTACGAAGCACTCGCGCACCGCCACCGCCCACGCGGCGGCGCAGCCAGTCGCTGACCCCTCCCACCCCGACCACCCCCCGCACACGAAAGAGCCGCAGACGCCATGACCTCGACCACCGACGCGACCGGCACGAGCGGCGCGAGCGAGCCGCGCGACACCTACGGAGAGCTCCGCGCCCAGCTCGCCACCCTCACCACCGAGGCGTTCCGGCCCGAGCTCTCCGAGATCGACCGGCTGCCCACCGAGAAGATCGCGAAGATCATGAACGGCGAGGACGCCTCCGTGGCCACCGCGGTCGCGGAGCAGCTCTCCGCCATCGCCGCCGCCATCGACGGCACCGCCGAGCGCATGGCCCGCGGCGGCCGGCTGATCTACGCGGGCGCGGGCACGGCGGGACGCCTCGGCGTGCTCGACGCGTCCGAGTGCCCGCCCACGTTCAACACCGACCCGGGTGACGTCGTCGGGCTCATCGCGGGCGGGCCGAGCGCCATGGTCAAGGCGGTCGAGGGCGCGGAGGACAGCAAGGAGCTCGCCGCCGAGGACCTGGAGGGCCTGAACCTCACCGAGGACGACGTCGTCGTAGGCATCTCCGCGTCGGGCCGCACCCCCTAC
The sequence above is a segment of the Streptomyces sp. Je 1-369 genome. Coding sequences within it:
- a CDS encoding DUF4031 domain-containing protein codes for the protein MTVYIDPPTWPGHGRMWSHLVSDVSFEELHAFAAAVGCPPRAFERDHYDVPAERYADAVRAGAVEIGSKELVRRLTGAGLRRPKGRPA
- the murQ gene encoding N-acetylmuramic acid 6-phosphate etherase — protein: MTSTTDATGTSGASEPRDTYGELRAQLATLTTEAFRPELSEIDRLPTEKIAKIMNGEDASVATAVAEQLSAIAAAIDGTAERMARGGRLIYAGAGTAGRLGVLDASECPPTFNTDPGDVVGLIAGGPSAMVKAVEGAEDSKELAAEDLEGLNLTEDDVVVGISASGRTPYAIGAVEYARSHYGALTIGLSCNADSALAAAAEHGIEVVVGPELLTGSTRLKAGTAQKLVLNMLSTITMIRLGKTYGNLMVDVRASNEKLRARSRRIVALATGASDEEIEAALTATDGEVKNAILTILGGVDGPTAATLLTTSAGHLRTALDNARTTD
- a CDS encoding Cmx/CmrA family chloramphenicol efflux MFS transporter, which encodes MPVAVYMLGLAVFALGTSEFMLSGLLPPIADDMNVSIPRAGLLISAFAIGMVIGAPLLAVATLRLPRRTTLITLITVFGLGQVAGALAPTYEILFASRVISALACAGFWAVGAAVAIAMVEFNQRARAMAVMIGGLSIANVLGVPVGAFLGENLGWRSAFWAVGAASAVALVGVLTLIPRIPLPAEKPQLKKELSIYADRQVWLSIAITALAAGGVFCAFSYLSPLLTDVSGLSESWVPSVLGLFGVGALVGTTIGGRVADAHLFGVLLTGIAASTVFLISLALFAATPAAAITLSFLLGVSAFYTAPALNARMFNVAGAAPTLAGATTTAAFNLGNTGGPWLGGTVIDLKLGYGATAWAGAAMTATAIAAVAVSLRLHRGNPTRVVTSSAATSPTPAEDDTRSPSWN
- a CDS encoding MurR/RpiR family transcriptional regulator produces the protein MTHDVKEIFADAAPPAPAALAAKVRTLAPSMTRSMQRVAEAVAGDPAGCAALTVTGLAELTGTSEATVVRTARLLGYPGYRDLRLALAGLAAQQQSGRAPAVTADIAVDDPIADVVAKLAYDEQQTLADTAAGLDTVQLGAAVAALATARRVEIYGVAASGLVAQDLAQKLLRIGHIAHAHSDPHLAVTNAVTLRAKDVAIAITHSGSTGDVIEPLRVAFEHGATTIAITGRPGAAVSQYADHILTTSTARESELRPAAMSSRTSQLLVVDCLFVGVAQRTYETAAPALAASYEALAHRHRPRGGAASR